In the genome of Streptomyces sp. Q6, the window GACAGCAAGACCGAAGGGAAGCGCCCGGAGGAAAGCCCGAGAGGGTGAGTACAAAGGAAGCGTCCGTTCCTTGAGAACTCAACAGCGTGCCAAAAATCAACGCCAGATATGTTGATACCCCGTCTCCGGCCCTTTCGGGTCGAAGATGAGGTTCCTTTGAAAAAGTCCTGTCGGCCTCTAGTGGGTTGGCAGGCGCACAGCGAGGACGCTGTGAACGACCGGGATTATTCCTCCTGGTTGTTCCGCTCTCGTGGTGTCACCCCGATCACGGGGAAACATTCACGGAGAGTTTGATCCTGGCTCAGGACGAACGCTGGCGGCGTGCTTAACACATGCAAGTCGAACGATGAAGCCCTTCGGGGTGGATTAGTGGCGAACGGGTGAGTAACACGTGGGCAATCTGCCCTTCACTCTGGGACAAGCCCTGGAAACGGGGTCTAATACCGGATACCACCTCTCCTCGCATGGGGGGGGGTTGAAAGCTCCGGCGGTGAAGGATGAGCCCGCGGCCTATCAGCTTGTTGGTGAGGTAGTGGCTCACCAAGGCGACGACGGGTAGCCGGCCTGAGAGGGCGACCGGCCACACTGGGACTGAGACACGGCCCAGACTCCTACGGGAGGCAGCAGTGGGGAATATTGCACAATGGGCGAAAGCCTGATGCAGCGACGCCGCGTGAGGGATGACGGCCTTCGGGTTGTAAACCTCTTTCAGCAGGGAAGAAGCGAAAGTGACGGTACCTGCAGAAGAAGCGCCGGCTAACTACGTGCCAGCAGCCGCGGTAATACGTAGGGCGCAAGCGTTGTCCGGAATTATTGGGCGTAAAGAGCTCGTAGGCGGCTTGTCACGTCGGTTGTGAAAGCCCGGGGCTTAACCCCGGGTCTGCAGTCGATACGGGCAGGCTAGAGTGTGGTAGGGGAGATCGGAATTCCTGGTGTAGCGGTGAAATGCGCAGATATCAGGAGGAACACCGGTGGCGAAGGCGGATCTCTGGGCCATTACTGACGCTGAGGAGCGAAAGCGTGGGGAGCGAACAGGATTAGATACCCTGGTAGTCCACGCCGTAAACGGTGGGAACTAGGTGTTGGCGACATTCCACGTCGTCGGTGCCGCAGCTAACGCATTAAGTTCCCCGCCTGGGGAGTACGGCCGCAAGGCTAAAACTCAAAGGAATTGACGGGGGCCCGCACAAGCAGCGGAGCATGTGGCTTAATTCGACGCAACGCGAAGAACCTTACCAAGGCTTGACATACACCGGAAAGCATTAGAGATAGTGCCCCCCTTGTGGTCGGTGTACAGGTGGTGCATGGCTGTCGTCAGCTCGTGTCGTGAGATGTTGGGTTAAGTCCCGCAACGAGCGCAACCCTTGTTCTGTGTTGCCAGCATGCCCTTCGGGGTGATGGGGACTCACAGGAGACCGCCGGGGTCAACTCGGAGGAAGGTGGGGACGACGTCAAGTCATCATGCCCCTTATGTCTTGGGCTGCACACGTGCTACAATGGCCGATACAATGAGCTGCGATACCGCAAGGTGGAGCGAATCTCAAAAGTCGGTCTCAGTTCGGATTGGGGTCTGCAACTCGACCCCATGAAGTTGGAGTTGCTAGTAATCGCAGATCAGCATTGCTGCGGTGAATACGTTCCCGGGCCTTGTACACACCGCCCGTCACGTCACGAAAGTCGGTAACACCCGAAGCCGGTGGCCCAACCCCTTGTGGGAGGGAGCTGTCGAAGGTGGGACTGGCGATTGGGACGAAGTCGTAACAAGGTAGCCGTACCGGAAGGTGCGGCTGGATCACCTCCTTTCTAAGGAGCATCTAGGCTGCCAAGCTTGCTTGGTGGTCCAGGGCCATTACGTCGGCAAATGTTCGACGGTGGTTGCTCATGGGTGGAACGTTGATTATTCGGCACACTTGACCTGCTCTGGTCGCAAGTACTGCTTCGGCGTGGAAAGCGAATAGGACAGGCGAGGGTGTCGGGCACGCTGTTGGGTATCTGAGGGTACGGATTTCGATCCCGACCTCAATGCCGGCCCCGGTAAAAATCTGCTTCGGTGGGTTGTGACGGGTGGTTGGTCGTTGTTTGAGAACTGCACAGTGGACGCGAGCATCTGTGGCCAAGTTTTTAAGGGCGCACGGTGGATGCCTTGGCACCAGGAACCGATGAAGGACGTGGGAGGCCACGATAGTCCCCGGGGAGCCGTCAACCAGGCTTTGATCCGGGGGTTTCCGAATGGGGAAACCCGGCAGTCGTCATGGGCTGTCACCCATACCTGAACACATAGGGTATGTGGAGGGAACGCGGGGAAGTGAAACATCTCAGTACCCGCAGGAAGAGAAAACAACCGTGATTCCGGGAGTAGTGGCGAGCGAAACCGGATGAGGCCAAACCTTGTATGTGTGAGACCCGGCAGGGGTTGCATGCAGGGGGTTGTGGGATCTCTTTGTCACAGTCTGCCGGCTGTGAGACGAGTCAGAAACCGTTGATGTAGACGAAGGACATGCGAAAGGTCCGGCGTAGAGGGTAAGACCCCGTAGTCGAAACGTCAGCGGCTCGTTTAAGAGACACCCAAGTAGCACGGGGCCCGAGAAATCCCGTGTGAATCTGGCGGGACCACCCGTTAAGCCTAAATATTCCCTGGTGACCGATAGCGGATAGTACCGTGAGGGAATGGTGAAAAGTACCGCGGGAGCGGAGTGAAATAGTACCTGAAACCGTGTGCCTACAAGCCGTGGGAGCGTCGCGCAAGGAACTTGTTCCTTGCGTCGTGACTGCGTGCCTTTTGAAGAATGAGCCTGCGAGTTTGCGGTGTGTTGCGAGGTTAACCCGTGTGGGGAAGCCGTAGCGAAAGCGAGTCCGAATAGGGCGATTCAGTAGCGCGCTCAAGACCCGAAGCGGAGTGATCTAGCCATGGGCAGGTTGAAGCGGAGGTAAGACTTCGTGGAGGACCGAACCCACCAGGGTTGAAAACCTGGGGGATGACCTGTGGTTAGGGGTGAAAGGCCAATCAAACTCCGTGATAGCTGGTTCTCCCCGAAATGCATTTAGGTGCAGCGTCGTGTGTTTCTTGCCGGAGGTAGAGCACTGGATAGGCGATGGGCCCTACCGGGTTACTGACCTTAGCCAAACTCCGAATGCCGGTAAGTGAGAGCACGGCAGTGAGACTGTGGGGGATAAGCTCCATGGTCGAGAGGGAAACAGCCCAGAGCATCGACTAAGGCCCCTAAGCGTACGCTAAGTGGGAAAGGATGTGGAGTCGCAGAGACAACCAGGAGGTTGGCTTAGAAGCAGCCACCCTTGAAAGAGTGCGTAATAGCTCACTGGTCTAGTGATTCCGCGCCGACAATGTAGCGGGGCTCAAGCGTACCGCCGAAGTCGTGTCATTGCGATATATACCCCCAACGGGGATCGTGATGGGTAGGGGAGCGTCGTGTGCCGGGTGAAGCAGCCGCGGAAGCGAGTTGTGGACGGTTCACGAGTGAGAATGCAGGCATGAGTAGCGATACACACGTGAGAAACGTGTGCGCCGATTGACTAAGGGTTCCTGGGTCAAGCTGATCTGCCCAGGGTAAGTCGGGACCTAAGGCGAGGCCGACAGGCGTAGTCGATGGATAACCGGTTGATATTCCGGTACCCGCTGTGAAGCGTCAAACATCGAATCCAGTGATGCTAAGGCCGTGAAGCCGTTCCGGACCCTTCGGGGAATGGAAAGTGGTGGAGCCGCCGGCCCAAGTTGGTAGTAGGTGAGTGATGGGGTGACGCAGGAAGGTAGTCCAGCCCGGGCGGTGGTTGTCCCGGGGTAAGGGTGTAGCCCGTTATCTAGGTAAATCCGGATGACATGAGGGTGAGACCTGATGCCGAGCCGATTGTGGTGAAGTGGATGATCCTATGCTGTCGAGAAAAGCCTCTAGCGAGTTTCATGGCGGCCCGTACCCTAAACCGACTCAGGTGGTCAGGTAGAGAATACCGAGGCGTTCGGGTGAACTATGGTTAAGGAACTCGGCAAAATGCCCCCGTAACTTCGGGAGAAGGGGGGCCATCACTGGTGATTGGATTTACTCCATGAGCTGGGGGTGGCCGCAGAGACCAGCGAGAAGCGACTGTTTACTAAAAACACAGGTCCGTGCGAAGCCGTAAGGCGATGTATACGGACTGACGCCTGCCCGGTGCTGGAACGTTAAGGGGACCGGTTAGTGCACTTTCGGGTGTGCGAAGCTGAGAACTTAAGCGCCAGTAAACGGCGGTGGTAACTATAACCATCCTAAGGTAGCGAAATTCCTTGTCGGGTAAGTTCCGACCTGCACGAATGGCGTAACGACTTCTCGACTGTCTCAACCATAGGCCCGGTGAAATTGCACTACGAGTAAAGATGCTCGTTTCGCGCAGCAGGACGGAAAGACCCCGGGACCTTTACTACAGTTTGATATTGGTGTTCGGTTCGGCTTGTGTAGGATAGGTGGGAGACTTTGAACCAGCCACGCCAGTGGTTGGGGAGTCGTCGTTGAAATACCACTCTGGTCGTGCTGGATGTCTAACCTGGGTCCGTGATCCGGATCAGGGACAGTGTCTGATGGGTAGTTTAACTGGGGCGGTTGCCTCCCAAAGAGTAACGGAGGCGCCCAAAGGTTCCCTCAGCCTGGTTGGTAATCAGGTGTTGAGTGTAAGTGCACAAGGGAGCTTGACTGTGAGACCGACGGGTCGAGCAGGGACGAAAGTCGGGACTAGTGATCCGGCGGTGGCTTGTGGAAGCGCCGTCGCTCAACGGATAAAAGGTACCCCGGGGATAACAGGCTGATCTTCCCCAAGAGTCCATATCGACGGGATGGTTTGGCACCTCGATGTCGGCTCGTCGCATCCTGGGGCTGGAGTCGGTCCCAAGGGTTGGGCTGTTCGCCCATTAAAGCGGTACGCGAGCTGGGTTTAGAACGTCGTGAGACAGTTCGGTCCCTATCCGCTGCGCGCGCAGGAGTCTTGAGAAGGGCTGTCCCTAGTACGAGAGGACCGGGACGGACGAACCTCTGGTGTGCCAGTTGTCCTGCCAAGGGCATGGCTGGTTGGCTACGTTCGGAAAGGATAACCGCTGAAAGCATCTAAGCGGGAAGCCTGCTTCAAGATGAGGACTCCCACCCCCTTTGAGGGGTTAAGGCTCCCAGTAGACGACTGGGTTGATAGGCCAGATCTGGAAGCCCGGTAACGGGTGGAGGTGACTGGTACTAATAGGCCGAGGGCTTGTCCTCAGTTGCTCGCGTCCACTGTGTTGGTTCTGAAACCATGAACAACCGTCGTAGTCATAGGCCACGACTCCGGTTGACAGTTTCATAGTGTTTCGGTGGTCATAGCGTGAGGGAAACGCCCGGTTACATTCCGAACCCGGAAGCTAAGCCTCACAGCGCCGATGGTACTGCAGGGGGGACCCTGTGGGAGAGTAGGACGCCGCCGAACAAGTTTTAGGGAAAAGCCCCGTGCCTCTGGCACGGGGCTTTTCTGCGTTCCGGGGCAAGAGAGGGAAGCGAAGAGAGGGAAGCGAGCGGTGCACTGACGTCTGTTTCTCTTTGCGTTTTTCTCTTTATGCTCAGGCTTTCGCTCAGACCGACTCTGCGGCCAGCCGTTCCGCGTCCTTCGTCGGATAGCCGACCGAAGCGAGCACCGTGACGACCGCCGCGCGACCCGCGTCCGCCGCCGGGAGGGCTCCGTCGTTGACGGCCTCCATCAAGCCGAACAGCACCTGTTCATGGACGTACGCCAGAGCCTCCGCCGAGAGTGGCGACGTGAACTCGCCGTTGTCCAGGCCCTGCTGGACCAGGCGGACGCACTCGTGGCGGACCGGCGTGAGGCGCTGTCTGATGCCCTCCATGGCGACACTGCGCTGGGCCAGATTCACCAGAAGCCGGTAGCGGTCCGCGATCGGCCAGACCGACAGGATCGAGCGGGCCACCGCCTCCGCCGGATCGGCGATCCCCTCGCGGCCGGCGCGATGCGCCTCGGCGACCGCCTGCGCCGCGTCGTCGACCAAGGCGCCGACCAGCGCGTCCCGGCTCGGGAAATGGCCGTACACCGTGCGGCGCACCACCCCCGCGGCGCGGGCGATCTGGTCCATCGACGCCTCGGGATCACGCAGCAACTCGGCGAGTGCCACGTCGAGGATGCGGCGGCGGTTGGCATCGGCCCGTACAGAAGTCACGCCGCACATTGTCACACCCCGAGACCCGGGTACCCCTCCCGCGTGCGTATTTGCACACTGCTGTGCAGCGACGTAGATTGCACAGCAGTGTGTAATTGCTCAAGCCTGTGCAAGTGCTGGCTTGGGCCTGTTCTGCTTCTCTGGAGGGTCTCCGCGCCATGCGCCTCGTCATGAACGAGCCGGTCGACACGATGGACCGGCCGTACGCCCGCCGCTGGTGGGCGCTGCTCGTGCTCTGTCTGAGCCTTTTGATCATCGTGATGGCCAATACGGCGCTCACGGTCGCGGCGCCCGACATGACCCAGGATCTGGGGCTGTCCAGCGCCGATCTCCAGTGGGTCATCGACGGCTACACGGTTCCGTATGCCGCGCTGATGCTGTTGCTGGGTGCCATCGGCGACAAGTACAGCCGGCGGGGCGCCCTGATCCTGGGGCTGCTCGTCTTCGGTGGTGGCGCCATCTCGGGGTCGCTCGTCGACAGTTCCGGCGGGGTCATCGCGGCGCGCGCCGTGATGGGTGTCGGGGCCGCCATGATCATGCCGGCGACGCTCTCGCTGCTCGCGGCGACGTTCCCGCGGGCCGAGCGGGCCAAGGCGATCGTGCTCTGGACCGCGACGGCCGGACTCGCCATCGCCGCCGGGCCGTTGGTGGCCGGAGCGCTGCTGCGCAGCCACGGGTGGGCGTCCACCTTCCTGATCAACGTGCCCGTCGCCGCCGTCGCGATCGTCGGCGCGCTGGTCCTCGTACCGCCGTCGAAGGCCGCGCGGCACGGACGGATCGACTACGTCGGCGGGCTGTTGTCCGTCGTGTGGGTCGGCGCGCTCGTCTACATGATCATCGAGGGGCCGCACTTCGGGTGGGGCGTCAAGGCGATCAGTGCGGCCGTCGTCGCCGGTCTGGCGCTGGTGGGGTTCGTGGTGTGGGAGTTGCGGCACCCGCGGCCGGTGCTCGACGTGCGCCGGTTCGCCGACCGGCGGTTCGCCGGGTCGAACCTGGCCGTCGCGCTCTTCTTCCTCGCCGTCTTCGGCGCCTTCTACTACCTGACGCAGCACTTGCAGTTCGTGCTCGGCTACGACGCCTGGGAGACCGGCGTACGGATGCTGCCGCTGGCCGGTGCGGTGTTCGTCGGCTCGGCGCTCACCGGGTACCTCACGCCGCGGATCGGCATGAAGATCACGGTGACGGCGGGCATGGTCGGTGGTACGGCGGCGCTCGCGCTGCTCACCCGGGTCGACGCCGGATCGGCGTACGGGGACTTCGTGCTGCCCCTCGTCATCCTGGGTCTGGCCATCGGTCTCGCCCTCTCGCCCTGCACCGACGCGATCATGGGCGCCTTCCCGGAGTCGGAGCTCGGGGTCGGCGGCGCGGTCAACGACACGTCGCTGGAACTCGGTGGCTCGCTCGGCATCGCGATCCTCGGGTCCGTGCTCGCCGGTTCGTACTCGTCGCATCTGTCCGACGCCGCGTCCGGTACGAAGCTGCCGGGTGACGCGCTGGCCACGGCGCAGGACTCGGTGGGCGCCGGGTACGCGGTCGCGCAGCGGATCGGGGAGCAGGCCCACAAGGTCGCCGAGCAGGCGGCCGGTGCGAGTGACCCGCAGCAGGCGGCGCAGCTCAAGGCGCAGGCCGGTCAACTCGCCGACGGGGCGCGGACGATGGTCGACGCGGTCGGCTCGTCGTTCTCGGACGCCGTCGCGCACACCAGCGTGATCGGGGCCGTGATCCTCGGCGTCGGCACGGTGGTGGTGGGGGTGCTGCTGCCCGGGAAGGGACGCGGCGCCGGTTCCGGGTCGGCGGAGGAGGCCGGTGCCGCGGAGCGGGAGCCCGTGGACAGCGGGGTCTGAGGCCGACGCCAGGGATTGTCAGTGGCGGCTTCTAGGGTGTG includes:
- a CDS encoding TetR/AcrR family transcriptional regulator; translated protein: MCGVTSVRADANRRRILDVALAELLRDPEASMDQIARAAGVVRRTVYGHFPSRDALVGALVDDAAQAVAEAHRAGREGIADPAEAVARSILSVWPIADRYRLLVNLAQRSVAMEGIRQRLTPVRHECVRLVQQGLDNGEFTSPLSAEALAYVHEQVLFGLMEAVNDGALPAADAGRAAVVTVLASVGYPTKDAERLAAESV
- a CDS encoding MFS transporter; protein product: MRLVMNEPVDTMDRPYARRWWALLVLCLSLLIIVMANTALTVAAPDMTQDLGLSSADLQWVIDGYTVPYAALMLLLGAIGDKYSRRGALILGLLVFGGGAISGSLVDSSGGVIAARAVMGVGAAMIMPATLSLLAATFPRAERAKAIVLWTATAGLAIAAGPLVAGALLRSHGWASTFLINVPVAAVAIVGALVLVPPSKAARHGRIDYVGGLLSVVWVGALVYMIIEGPHFGWGVKAISAAVVAGLALVGFVVWELRHPRPVLDVRRFADRRFAGSNLAVALFFLAVFGAFYYLTQHLQFVLGYDAWETGVRMLPLAGAVFVGSALTGYLTPRIGMKITVTAGMVGGTAALALLTRVDAGSAYGDFVLPLVILGLAIGLALSPCTDAIMGAFPESELGVGGAVNDTSLELGGSLGIAILGSVLAGSYSSHLSDAASGTKLPGDALATAQDSVGAGYAVAQRIGEQAHKVAEQAAGASDPQQAAQLKAQAGQLADGARTMVDAVGSSFSDAVAHTSVIGAVILGVGTVVVGVLLPGKGRGAGSGSAEEAGAAEREPVDSGV